The genomic stretch TCATGCTTGAGCCGAGAATGGGGCTAAACATCTCTGGAAATAGAGTGATAATTGATATTTTCATGCAACCTATATTATAAAGCAACTAAGCATAACTGTTCAAGGCTAAAGCTCTATATCAAGTTCCTCTAAGCCCTCCCTGGCTTTAGCTTTGATATCCTCGGTACTGCTGAGTTCCGAATTAGGCTGTTGATTGCCTTGCGGCTCAATGGTATCACTCTGGGAGCCGGCCTCCTGGCCATCTGGCTCCGAAATCTTAAGGTTATATCGAGCATCCTGCTTGGCACCCAGCACTCTTAGGAGAGTCCTAATGGCCTTAGCCGTAGCACCTGCTTTACCTATTATCTTGCCCATATCATCTGGGTCTACAGTGAGCTCCAAAAGTACCCCCCGCTCATCAACTGTTCTTGTTATTTCTACTGATTCTGGCTTGTCTACGATTGTACCTACTATATACTCTAGAAATTCCTGATCTGATTGAGCCATACTTAATTCTCCTTAATATTAAAATACAACCTCATTGTAAACAATAAGGTTGTATTTTTCTAGTTCTGGCCACTACTCAGGCTTGGCTTGCTGGATATCTTGGGCTTTCTCTGCGGCTTGGGCGACCTTTTCAGTGGCCTCTTTTTGGTCTGTGGCCACCTTTGCTTCTGTTGCAGCTGTTTCAGGTGCATCTACCGATTGAATTTTGGCTTCTGATTTGTCTTCAGCTATATTTGCATCAGCTGCTTCGGGCTCTGCCTGTGCTGGTATCTCAACACCATCGGTTGGGGCTGCGGCTGACTTAGGATCTTCAGCCTCTTGCTTTGATTTTTTGAACCGGTCATGTGTTTTAGCCCAATCAGGTGTGATTACATCTTGGGTTTGGAGTATACGCAAGACTCTATCGGATGGCTGAGCACCATTAATTAGATACTTCTGGGTTAACTCTTTATTAATTTTGGTTTCTTTAGTGTGGGGGTTATAGGTGCCCAATATATCCAAAAACTTGCCAGTCGCGGCCCGACGCTTGTCGGCTGCTACTATACGATATATTGCCTGTTTTACTCGCCCGCCACGAGCTAATCGAATAACTACCATCTTTTCCTTTTCTTATACTTAGTTTTTGAAAAACGAATACGATCTATTCTACCTGTAAAATGGGGTTTTTGTCAATATTATCGTTCCCTTCCGAAGCTGAATTGGCAAAAATTACTGCCCTTGCTAGTTAATAATTGATCCGACTGGCAGTGAATCCAGCTTGACTCTTACTACCTGGGAATCATTATCGCCCTTTGTAGTTACCCCAAGAAGCTCGCTGGCTGCCGACATCGTGTCGTGATTATGAGTAACTACCAGGACTTGAGATTTATTCGAAATACTGGCCAGAAGTTCTGCAAATTTCTTGGTATTTAACTCGTCTAGGGCTGCATCTACTTCGTCGAGCACAATAAATGGGGATGGATTAGCTATAAGTATCCCGGCCAACAGAGCAACAGATGCCAGCGCCTTCTCTCCTCCGGACAAAGATGATAGATTCTGGGCTTTTTTATTAGGGAGCTGGACGATTATCTCGACACCATAGCCAAACTCTTGCTCTTTAAGCTCTAGCCGTGCTTGGCCGCCACCAAAAAGCTTCACAAAGTTCTTGCCAAAACTAATGTTAATTTTTTCGAAGCTCTTCTCGAATACTTTTTGCATCTTAGCAGTAATCTGAGTAGATGCCTTATCGAGGTCACCTATAGCCCCTAGAAGGTCTTCTTGCTGAGACTCCAGAAACTCCAGTCTCTGGGTCGCTTTGCTAGCCTCCCTCAAGACACCCGGACTTATTTCATTTAGAACCCCAGCCTCTGCCTCTAGCTTCTCAATAGTCGACATGTCAATTTTATCCTCCGAGGCCTTGATGCCCTTAGAGCCAGACCTAAACCATTGTCTATAAAGTGCTTTTATGGACTCCTTGGACTCATTTGCTGAAACTAACTCTGCCTTGACGACATCTATCTCGGCTTCTAAGCGTACACGGTTATTAGACATCTCTTCATGCCTGAGGTAGTAGGTGTTGTTCGACTCTTCATTATCGTTGCTGGCCAATTCAATCAATTCTTTACGAAGAGCGCCTAGCTGAGCAATAAGAGTATCTCTCTTCGCCTCTAGCCTAGCCAATTCTAATAATATCTTAGTGTGCTTTTTTTCTAGGCCTTGGGGTTTATTGTCCTTCTCCAATCCCCTGAGCTGTAAAGTCAGGTCTTTAATTCTAGATGTAGTGTTGGCAAAGTCCATCTCGCTTGCCCTAAGTATAATAATTTCTTTAATCTGGGACTCACTAATAACCTCGCGATCACCCAAGAGGCCCGAAATCGAGTTCTGGACGCGCCCGACCTTCATTGCTAATTCAGCGGGGTCATCTTGTATGGAATGCTTTATCATTCTGCGTAGCTTGTAGAATACCATCGCCAAATCAGTGTAGGACTTTCCCCTCTGCATGCTGTCTTGTAGTATGTCAATTAGGCCTAGACTATGCCTCAGATACTCTGTTTTTTGAGATTTAGAGAGTTGTAGTCTTGTTTCGTCTAGCACCTTGGTTTGATACTTAATCTTGCCATCTAAGGCACTGATCTGTTTCTCATTCTTACGTGCTTTAAGTTTTAAAATGCTATGTGTCTTGAGGTGGCTTTCGGAGCTGGCCACAAGATTATCTATTTCTGTCTTTATCTGATCTATAAGCGGGTTTTGTGTGTTTATTTGGCTGTTCACCTCTTGAATTTCTAATTTAAGCTCAGAAATAATATCATCTGAAGCATCTCTTTCAGACTCCAAAGATGTGAGTTTTTCTGTAATCTTTAGCGCAGCCTGCCGAGATTTTACAATCTGGTTCTGGCTATGTTGCTTATCTAGCTTTGCTATCTCTGAGAATAAAACTTTAAGCATGGCCTTACGGCTTGCTAGCTTAGTGTTGGTCGAAGTTACTAATTTACCAATACTGAGACTAGTTTGGCTGATATAGGCCAACTTACTAGATAGCGTTTCGGCGAGAAGTTTTTTACGCCTGTCAAACATGGCGGCTTGGCTGCTCAGTATTTCCTGCTGAGGCCTCAGCTCTGAGAGCAGATCCTGCACCTGGGTAAGATTCTGCTTTGTGGTCTCGATTCGCTTGCGTGCCTGTCCGAGCTTAATCTCATACTGCTTAATTCCGCTCGCCTCATCGAATAATTGCTTCCTTTCCTGGCCGCTTGATAGTATTAACCGATCTATCATGCCTTGGCCTATTACCGTGTAGCTCCCCACCCCGAAGCCACTTGAGGCTAATAGTTCTTGTATGTAGCTGAGGCTAACCCGTTTGGAATTAAGAAGGTAGTTACTTTCACCACTTCGATAGAGCCTACGAGTTATCTCTATTTCGGTAAAGTCCAGCGGGATACTGCCAGATTTATTATCGAGGGTTATTATAACCTCTGCCATACTCGCACGAGATTTACTATCTCCTCCATGATAGATCAAGTCTTCCGACTTATCGGTCCTAAGCGACTTGTTCTTTTGTTCGCCAAAAACCCACCTTATCGCGTCGGCGATATTGCTCTTTCCTGATCCGTTGGGGCCAACTATTGCCACCAACCCGTCCCCGAAGTTAATCTTAGTGCGTTTTGCAAAAGACTTAAACCCAGCGAGCTCGATACTAACTAAAGAAACTACTCCTGACTTCATCACTCTATTGTACTTGTGATTACTACCCTTAAGCAATAAGCTAATAGAATATTAAGATGGCTCCAGGTATTGCCTAATTGCTTCCTGGAGTTTTTTAGGCATAAAACTATCTCGCCAGGACATATAATCATAATTGGGTTCATCGAACTTTAGGCTAGATAGCTCTGGATAGCTACCTAATTTTTTGGACATTGCTATAGCGGTACGCGTTTCGGCAATTTCTCCCACACACTCTAGAGGCTTATGACCGTCGATGCCCAGGAGCTGCTCGAAAGTGCCTTTTAGCTCGGGGTCTGCAAAAAGATTTTTACCTCCAAAGAGCTCCATGAGCTGGATCTTACTAGTAAATGGTGAGAATACTGTAAAGACAAATGCACACTTGGGGCACTTTCCGCACCAACCAAGCTTGCTAGCATTCCCGACGGTGAAGTTGGCATTACAGCTTGAAAAAATAGCTTTATACTTATCAAGATAGTTCTCGCAAAATATTTTAGCTATTCTCAATTCGCTAAATGGCCTAAGCACAGAATAATACTCAATGTCTTGAGCAATATTGGATTTAATATACTCGGCCATATCCTTTTCAAACATCGATGTTTTAGAGTACTGGTGGTTGATGGGGAGCCCACGCCATATCAAATTTGGCTCGTCGGTAGAAGATTCAATGGCCCAGATGAGGCTTTTTTTGCCGGATAGAATGGCTAGAACCACACCGATAAAGCCGACTATTGCAGTGATTGGGACATGGCCATTATAGGCATCTAACTCATTTAAACGAACTAGGTTGGGGTCGATAGTTCGTGATACGCCTACTAAGTCAGCTCCTAGCACATCGGCGATCGCGCCGAATCTGGCGCCGTGGTTTACCACCCAACAACTAAAATCTATCCCTACTTCTTTTAGTAGTTCAGCGGCCACTATCGAATCTTTACCTCCGCCAAGTGCCACTAAAGCACCTACGCCATTTGACTTGATCGGGGTATTTTTGGCAGCTTCAGAAAGCGGGAAATCAATTTGCCCCTTCCAGTCGAGTGAGTTCGTGTAGAAGAACTGGGCTAAGCCATTAATGTATATTTTATCGAAAAAGAGCTTTTGCTGTTTGCTAAGACTCCCCTTACTAATAACTATTTTCTTTGGCAGATAGGCCTTATAGTAACTAATGCCCGCCATAATCCAGAGCGAGAAGAGTGCGCTATCGAGACTCTGGGGGCTATAATCCGTTGCCTCGACTTGCCATGCAATTGTTTCAGTGAAGAACAGTTCCCCATCTAAACTGTAACTGAAGACTGCCTTGTTAGTAGTTGAATCAAAAATGTAATCTTCAAATATAAATGCCTGATACTTTTTCATTTCTAGCCAGTCCCTTCTACTATTTTATTAAATGCCAGTCCTCTCTGAATATAATCGCTGAACATATCAAAGCTAGAACAGCCTGGGCTAAATACCACGACATCACCTCGCTGGGCTTTGAGTAGGCCAGCAGCTATAATCTGCTCAAAGTTATTGCCGGACATATAATTGACATTTTTAACATTCTTTTTTGATAGATCCTTGGCAATATTTTTACCTGTCTGACCATATGTAATAATTGCCCTAAAATCTTGTTTACTAACCTCTTCGGCCAGATCGTCAAATTGCGTTTTTTTATCATAACCGCCTAGGAACAGGACTTGTGGCTGCGTGAAGCATTTGATGGCAGCTATAGTGGAGGTAGGGTTGGCGGAGAATGAATCGTTATAATACTTTATTCCATTCCTCTCTGCAACAAGCTCTATATGGTAAGGTAGCCCAGTAAATGTGGAGAGGACCTGGCGGATAGCTTTGATATCTTGGGTATAAACCCAGCATGCTGCAATTGCGGCGCACATGTTCTGCAGATTATGGACTCCAGGCAAGGCAATATCCGACACATTAACTATTTTTTGACCAAAGGCCACGATAGCGCCATCCTTAACACAGACATCGGCTGTTGAGCCATAAGAATATTTTGTTTCTGCTGCTGATAATTGAGCTAGCTGCTGAGAGACCTTATTATCTGCATAATAAATCGCTACATTATCAGGCTTTTGAAACTTAAAAATATTACCCTTGGAGTTCTGGTACTCGGCTAGGTCATCATGCCAATCTAGGTGGTCTTGGGTCACCATAAGACAGACAGCCACTTGCGGGCTTGAATCGACATCATAAAGCTGAAAACTAGACATCTCGTAAATGACTACATCGCTAGATTTGATATTCTGGAGTTCATCTAGTGCGGGAGTTCCGATGTTACCTAGTAAATGGGCAGTTATGCCAGCTTGTCTTAGAATCTTATATACTAAGGTGGCCGTGGTGCCCTTGCCCTTAGAGCCAGTCACGCCGATGATGGGAGCCTTGCAGCTTTGCAAGAACTCGTTAGTGGGGGTAGTTATAGGAGTCTTAATAGAGCTGGTCTGGATCCTTAGGCCTGGGCTCCGAACTAGCAATTGGTAACCATAATTGTCCAGCCCCATAAGAGCATCGGGCCCAAGCACAGATGCTACTCCCTTGGGTATATTCTTATTAAGATCGTTGTCATGGATAGTTATTTCGTTGCTGGACTTGCTCCAATGCCTAAATGCCGACTGGCCTTCTTTGCCGTATCCTAGTATTGCTATCTTCATGGCTCTAATTATAGACTGTTTTAGGCTATTCTAGCTAATTTAGGCCCCCTTACTTCGAAGGGGGCCTAAGAACGATAGGACTACTAAGTGATTTACCTTACGGTCTGCTTGTGGCGGACTGATACGCTATGGATTACCGCGGGACTATTGACCAAAGAAACATGTCCCACCGTGGCATAGATGATATTTATTCTGCTAATCTTGTCTCCTATTGCCATTTTAGCGGTGAAAAGAGCAAAATTTTCTAAATGCGTAGGTACTACTAAATAATTATTGCCACCGTCTACCATGGAGGCAAACCAGGGCACGACTAGAGCATCGAGAGCCGAAAAATATGAATGCACCTTGCTAGGGTCTAAATTTTTATTTTTCCTAAGCTCGCTTAACCAGCGACTTCGATGATTCATCGCTTTTATAGATGGGAACGGGAACCATGTTGGGGCAAGCCTGGTGCCATAAAATGGCGATCCAAACACCTCGACCGAAATAACTCGGTCAGGGAAGTGATTAGCCAATGCTAGCGCCAGCAGCCCTCCCTGAGAGTGCCCAACTAATATATATTCTGTCTCTTTTCCATGATAAAAGTAACGCTCCGTGAGCTGGCTTAGAGAACTATCAATTCTGCCGATGCCCAATAGAGGTATGCTTTCAAGATGTACGCTGAGACCAATCTTTTCAAATAGCTCTATAAGCTTTGCATAGGGGTAGTGTTTGATTCCAAATGGCGGGGCAAATGTCCCCGAAAT from Patescibacteria group bacterium encodes the following:
- a CDS encoding alpha/beta fold hydrolase, yielding MKPEVIIISGTFAPPFGIKHYPYAKLIELFEKIGLSVHLESIPLLGIGRIDSSLSQLTERYFYHGKETEYILVGHSQGGLLALALANHFPDRVISVEVFGSPFYGTRLAPTWFPFPSIKAMNHRSRWLSELRKNKNLDPSKVHSYFSALDALVVPWFASMVDGGNNYLVVPTHLENFALFTAKMAIGDKISRINIIYATVGHVSLVNSPAVIHSVSVRHKQTVR
- a CDS encoding KH domain-containing protein → MAQSDQEFLEYIVGTIVDKPESVEITRTVDERGVLLELTVDPDDMGKIIGKAGATAKAIRTLLRVLGAKQDARYNLKISEPDGQEAGSQSDTIEPQGNQQPNSELSSTEDIKAKAREGLEELDIEL
- a CDS encoding AAA family ATPase — protein: MKSGVVSLVSIELAGFKSFAKRTKINFGDGLVAIVGPNGSGKSNIADAIRWVFGEQKNKSLRTDKSEDLIYHGGDSKSRASMAEVIITLDNKSGSIPLDFTEIEITRRLYRSGESNYLLNSKRVSLSYIQELLASSGFGVGSYTVIGQGMIDRLILSSGQERKQLFDEASGIKQYEIKLGQARKRIETTKQNLTQVQDLLSELRPQQEILSSQAAMFDRRKKLLAETLSSKLAYISQTSLSIGKLVTSTNTKLASRKAMLKVLFSEIAKLDKQHSQNQIVKSRQAALKITEKLTSLESERDASDDIISELKLEIQEVNSQINTQNPLIDQIKTEIDNLVASSESHLKTHSILKLKARKNEKQISALDGKIKYQTKVLDETRLQLSKSQKTEYLRHSLGLIDILQDSMQRGKSYTDLAMVFYKLRRMIKHSIQDDPAELAMKVGRVQNSISGLLGDREVISESQIKEIIILRASEMDFANTTSRIKDLTLQLRGLEKDNKPQGLEKKHTKILLELARLEAKRDTLIAQLGALRKELIELASNDNEESNNTYYLRHEEMSNNRVRLEAEIDVVKAELVSANESKESIKALYRQWFRSGSKGIKASEDKIDMSTIEKLEAEAGVLNEISPGVLREASKATQRLEFLESQQEDLLGAIGDLDKASTQITAKMQKVFEKSFEKINISFGKNFVKLFGGGQARLELKEQEFGYGVEIIVQLPNKKAQNLSSLSGGEKALASVALLAGILIANPSPFIVLDEVDAALDELNTKKFAELLASISNKSQVLVVTHNHDTMSAASELLGVTTKGDNDSQVVRVKLDSLPVGSIIN
- the murD gene encoding UDP-N-acetylmuramoyl-L-alanine--D-glutamate ligase, which codes for MKIAILGYGKEGQSAFRHWSKSSNEITIHDNDLNKNIPKGVASVLGPDALMGLDNYGYQLLVRSPGLRIQTSSIKTPITTPTNEFLQSCKAPIIGVTGSKGKGTTATLVYKILRQAGITAHLLGNIGTPALDELQNIKSSDVVIYEMSSFQLYDVDSSPQVAVCLMVTQDHLDWHDDLAEYQNSKGNIFKFQKPDNVAIYYADNKVSQQLAQLSAAETKYSYGSTADVCVKDGAIVAFGQKIVNVSDIALPGVHNLQNMCAAIAACWVYTQDIKAIRQVLSTFTGLPYHIELVAERNGIKYYNDSFSANPTSTIAAIKCFTQPQVLFLGGYDKKTQFDDLAEEVSKQDFRAIITYGQTGKNIAKDLSKKNVKNVNYMSGNNFEQIIAAGLLKAQRGDVVVFSPGCSSFDMFSDYIQRGLAFNKIVEGTG
- the rpsP gene encoding 30S ribosomal protein S16; the protein is MVVIRLARGGRVKQAIYRIVAADKRRAATGKFLDILGTYNPHTKETKINKELTQKYLINGAQPSDRVLRILQTQDVITPDWAKTHDRFKKSKQEAEDPKSAAAPTDGVEIPAQAEPEAADANIAEDKSEAKIQSVDAPETAATEAKVATDQKEATEKVAQAAEKAQDIQQAKPE
- a CDS encoding endonuclease domain-containing protein; its protein translation is MKKYQAFIFEDYIFDSTTNKAVFSYSLDGELFFTETIAWQVEATDYSPQSLDSALFSLWIMAGISYYKAYLPKKIVISKGSLSKQQKLFFDKIYINGLAQFFYTNSLDWKGQIDFPLSEAAKNTPIKSNGVGALVALGGGKDSIVAAELLKEVGIDFSCWVVNHGARFGAIADVLGADLVGVSRTIDPNLVRLNELDAYNGHVPITAIVGFIGVVLAILSGKKSLIWAIESSTDEPNLIWRGLPINHQYSKTSMFEKDMAEYIKSNIAQDIEYYSVLRPFSELRIAKIFCENYLDKYKAIFSSCNANFTVGNASKLGWCGKCPKCAFVFTVFSPFTSKIQLMELFGGKNLFADPELKGTFEQLLGIDGHKPLECVGEIAETRTAIAMSKKLGSYPELSSLKFDEPNYDYMSWRDSFMPKKLQEAIRQYLEPS